A single region of the Rhinoraja longicauda isolate Sanriku21f chromosome 12, sRhiLon1.1, whole genome shotgun sequence genome encodes:
- the nrip1a gene encoding LOW QUALITY PROTEIN: nuclear receptor-interacting protein 1 (The sequence of the model RefSeq protein was modified relative to this genomic sequence to represent the inferred CDS: deleted 1 base in 1 codon), with translation MTHGEDLSSDMQQDSVVLTYLESVPMRRAANAGAPADKSDCDGRARAGRGAEGAAPSPSLSPAALARGLPPAAPSCSSPPRAANPKKARLLQSEDWHGAHKRRRVGGQEGSVGNPQPAAHQQQQTRSTLLASLLQSFSSSLQEHGCRVSTPDSRTSSPEQGGCGRPGALLDLRGGGVESSLAANANAKPSPRLSCSARLKEVASMVGKGATTPGPGASSSPKPSAACSQLALLLSSDCQLQQYSRARSLAPSASQRLAAIACKKQAGVGPERPQAGKASVGAGTPPRERGQRSPASPASAAGGGGGSSLLMHLLNSPKLPATNGHLLWGQPGQVAPPARARPLKEEGAAGAGEANGGGEPAPRSTCTPMDLSTRPRACDPTALHPGSLEQMTESLLFSWNPRLPGLRGPGPKAEVEDDGGEGCGPPEEAKSHHKVTLLQLLLGTQAEPGGEAPQGRGPALSEPYPAAGRNHHHQPTAARKPTPRSPRRSQLFQAQGDPLRKASRRQQQQQQQQRPTVEPAKGQRFLEQGPETPRGAPSFTATSQAPPPTSDSRLANFSFSASKLLHDLAHTGNLKSPEPAQAEAEARAPGTSPQQAAKVSPLGGYPRPSEAVVGPERAGAPDLAQLLERRSVLQLLLRHPDKEQAHKAQPPLVLGRQTDNRGPGYGQGRVHTQVKIKMEPADEDGGSFPSAECPLRAAPRGAGETVKLESAAASSSSCPPSPAHSAARGGGVLSRLLLHHSTSPNPTTEAYPASPAMTRIRHLLPASPPPERRDSMKKPGLNNGHSFCPSNGVSEEPAAVSGRSNGGAPERRHHQHHHHHHHKVDAPEFNVLKQLLLSENGIKVLSQNGGPARESNHHHQRNHHHHPAKPPDSPPLTTPPPAGGHFYQLTMGGKESPLSVELAGYPRPARLPQQQPPPPQRPTTHTHHHHDPPWLTKANPILYYMLRRSAGEAQAFGLAAAATARTDAEGGEEEVEEDKGRRGRRRTQLLGRAEAEKSRAGLGWVKQEPEEESLACFRPHPGQPAHSPGQILEKVAAIKPEPD, from the exons ATGACCCATGGCGAAGACCTGTCCTCTGACATGCAGCAGGATTCCGTCGTGTTAACGTACCTGGAAAGCGTCCCGATGCGCCGCGCGGCCAACGCCGGGGCCCCGGCCGACAAGAGCGACTGCGACGGGCGGGCCCGTGCCGGCAGGGGGGCCGAGGGAGcggccccctctccttccctctcccctgcggcCCTGGCGAGGGGCCTCCCCCCGGCGGCCCCCTCCTGCTCCTCCCCGCCCCGGGCGGCCAACCCGAAGAAGGCCCGGCTCCTGCAGAGCGAGGACTGGCACGGCGCCCACAAGCGCAGGAGGGTTGGCGGGCAGGAGGGCAGCGTGGGCAACCCACAGCCGGCGGCCCaccagcagcagcagactcgcagcACGCTGCTGGCATCCCTGCTCCAGTCGTTCAGCTCCAGCCTGCAGGAGCATGGGTGCCGGGTGTCCACCCCGGATAGCCGGACCTCCTCGCCCGAGCAGGGGGGCTGCGGGAGGCCAGGGGCTCTGCTGGACTTGCGGGGAGGAGGAGTTGAGAGCTCCCTGGCTGCCAACGCCAATGCCAAGCCCTCTCCCCGGCTGTCCTGCTCCGCACGCCTGAAGGAGGTGGCCAGCATGGTTGGCAAAGGAGCGACAACACCAGGGCCGGGGGCATCGAGCTCGCCCAAACCCAGCGCCGCCTGCAGCCAACTGGCCCTCCTACTGTCCAGCGACTGCCAGCTCCAGCAATACTCCAGGGCCCGCTCCCTGGCCCCGTCGGCCAGCCAGCGCCTAGCCGCCATCGCCTGCAAGAAACAGGCCGGGGTGGGCCCGGAGCGGCCCCAGGCGGGCAAGGCCTCGGTGGGAGCGGGGACCCCTCCCCGGGAGAGGGGCCAGCGCTCGCCGGCTTCGCCCGCCTCTGCCGCGGGTGGCGGTGGCGGCAGCAGCTTGCTCATGCATCTGCTCAACTCGCCCAAACTCCCGGCCACCAACGGCCACCTGTTGTGGGGGCAGCCGGGCCAAGTGGCCCCCCCTGCCAGGGCCCGCCCGCTGAAGGAGGAAGGGGCGGCGGGGGCGGGGGAAGCCAATGGGGGAGGGGAGCCGGCCCCCCGTTCCACCTGCACCCCGATGGACCTCTCCACCAGACCCCGGGCCTGCGACCCCACCGCCCTGCACCCGGGCAGCCTGGAGCAGATGACCGAGTCTCTCCTCTTCAGCTGGAACCCAAGGTTGCCTGGACTCCGGGGCCCTGGGCCCAAGGCGGAGGTGGAGGacgatgggggggaggggtgtggtccCCCTGAGGAGGCCAAGAGCCACCACAAGGTCACCTTGCTCCAACTGCTGTTGGGGACCCAGGCCGAGCCCGGCGGGGAAGCCCCCCAGGGCAGGGGCCCGGCCCTCTCGGAGCCTTACCCCGCGGCCGGGAggaaccaccaccaccagcccacGGCCGCTCGGAAGCCCACTCCCCGCTCCCCCCGCCGCTCCCAACTCTTCCAGGCTCAGGGCGACCCCCTAAGGAAGGCCAGCCgccgccagcagcagcagcagcagcagcaaaggCCGACGGTGGAGCCTGCCAAAGGCCAGCGCTTCCTGGAGCAAGGGCCCGAGACCCCGCGGGGGGCCCCCTCCTTCACCGCCACGTCGCAGGCCCCTCCGCCGACCTCCGACAGCCGCCTGGCCAACTTCTCCTTCAGCGCCAGCAAGCTGCTCCACGACCTGGCCCACACCGGCAACCTCAAGTCCCCGGAGCCGGCGCAGGCCGAGGCGGAGGCCAGAGCCCCCGGCACATCCCCTCAGCAGGCGGCCAAGGTCTCCCCGCTGGGCGGCTACCCTCGGCCGAGCGAGGCCGTGGTGGGGCCTGAGAGGGCCGGGGCGCCGGACTTGGCTCAGCTGCTGGAGCGGCGCAGCGTCCTCCAGCTCCTGCTCCGCCACCCAGACAAGGAGCAGGCCCACAAGGCCCAGCCGCCGCTGGTGCTGGGCAGGCAGACGGACAACCGAGGCCCAGGCTACGGCCAAGGCCGCGTCCACACCCAGGTCAAAATCAAAATGGAGCCCGCGGACGAAGATGGCGGCTCCTTCCCCAGCGCCGAGTGTCCGCTGCGGGCGGCGCCCCGCGGGGCCGGGGAGACGGTGAAGTTGGAGTCGGCGGCAGCGTCGTCGTCTTCCTGCCCGCCATCGCCGGCCCACTCGGCCGCCCGGGGAGGGGGGGTCCTGAGCCGGCTGCTTCTCCACCACAGCACCAGCCCCAACCCCACGACGGAGGCCTACCCCGCCAGCCCCGCCATGACCAGGATACGCCACTTGCTGCCCGCTTCCCCACCGCCCGAGCGCCGAGACTCCATGAAGAAGCCTGGGCTCAACAACGGCCACTCCTTCTGCCCCAGCAACGGGGTGTCCGAGGAGCCGGCGGCGGTCAGCGGCCGGAGCAACGGCGGGGCCCCCGAGCGCCGCCATCATCaacatcaccatcatcatcatcacaagGTGGACGCGCCCGAGTTCAACGTCCTGAAGCAGTTGCTGCTGTCGGAGAACGGCATCAAAGTCTTGTCCCAGAACGGCGGCCCGGCCCGGGAATCGAACCACCACCACCAACGCAACCACCATCATCATCCCGCCAAGCCGCCggactctccccccctcaccacc CCCCCCCCCGCCGGCGGCCATTTTTACCAGCTGACAATGGGCGGGAAGGAGAGTCCGCTGAGCGTGGAGTTGGCGGGCTACCCGCGGCCAGCCCGTCTCCCTCAGCAGCAGCCGCCGCCACCACAGAGgcccaccacccacacccaccaccaccacgacCCGCCATGGCTGACCAAAGCCAACCCCATCCTGTACTACATGCTGAGGCGGAGCGCGGGGGAAGCCCAGGCCTTCGGCCTCGCCGCCGCTGCCACCGCCAGGACAGACGCTGAAGGCggtgaggaggaggtggaggaggacaaagggaggagagggaggaggagaacgcAACTGCTCGGCCGGGCCGAGGCAGAGAAGAgccgggccgggctgggctgggtcAAGCAGGAGCCAGAGGAGGAGTCGCTGGCCTGCTTCAGACCACACCCGGGACAACCTGCCCACAGCCCCGGCCAAATCCTGGAGAAAGTGGCTGCCATCAAACCTGAGCCCGACTGA